ttaaaaaaaaaaaaaacatacagTTTTTACCTAATCCAAATAATTGAGTGAAGGATTTCAACAGTACAGTATATAGTACAGATTCAATATATGCTGGAGATGATTCCACAAAATTATCTTTACAGACCAAACAGCAGTCTATCTATAGAGTTCATTTGTAGGACATCCAGATATCTATGTTCAAGTCAATAAATGCTTCTTTCTAGAAGCTACCGTTAGTTCCAGGAGCGACCTCCGCCACCGTAACCCCTCCCGCGATCTCGGAAACCCCCCAAACCTGATTCATCAGAATATGtgaataaaacaatatttagtACATGAGCACGTTCGAATTGAtggattatgttatttcatCGGCTAATCATTTCCTATGTAGCGGGGACACAGATACGAGGAAAAGAGACATTTGGACACGGTCCACTTGGACAGGGACATGCCAAAACAATgttaatgttaaaaatgaagtttgtATAAAAAACACGAAGTTTCCGAAACGGAAAATGTTGATTAAACGAAGTGTATGTGCTACTTTTCCAAAAACACGCCTAGTAAGGTCTTTATGTCTCTGTTTTACAAAAGCTCTTTAAATCATGTGTGCATCAGTCGAAAACACGCCTAGTAAGGTCGACTAACCTGATGGAGGAGGAGGCGCACCACGACCCATTGTAGCCAACTCTGGACTGACCTTTTGTCCAGCTTCCTCGAGTATGGAGATAAGATCCTTAGCAAATCTAGCGTTGGAAGCCGTAAAAAAAGTGTAGGCGGTTCCTTTTGCTCCAGCTCTTCCAGTTCTACCAATACGGTGAACATAATCCTCAAGGGATCCAGGAAAGTCGTAATTAATTACATACTTTACATCTTTCACATCTGCAGCCAGAAAAAAATGATGAACCGGGTAAATGATGCTAGCAAGTAATGAAGTAACCCTTCCAAATCGAAGCTATTTCAACCAAAAGTACCAAAACTTCATAAAAAAGCCATCAATTTCAATCAGTTTCTGGAGAAATGTGAAATGCACCAATAACTTATAAACTTCATCACAGAGGATCGGGGATCAGAAAGACCGTTAAAGTAAGAGAAAGCTTGAACAGTGCAAATAAAGACATACCTTGATACACACAAACATAAATGTAGAAACTAAGGATAATTGAATTATGTCAGGACTCACAAACAGACTCGAGAGTAAAATCAAAAAATGAGGCAATGCAACATTCTGTGTATATTTTTACCTAGGCCACGAGCAGCAACATCTGTTGCAGTCATTATAGGGCTTTTGCCGGCTTTGAACTCTGAAAGCACCCAATCCCTTTCGGCTTGACTTTTGTCTCCATGAATTGAGAGAGCAGGCCATCCGTCCATTCGAAGCTGACGAGTGATCTGATCACAACCTTTCTTGGTATccataaatatcaaaattcgGCTACCATCCATGATATCCTCCAGCAACTTCACCAGCCTgaattacaaaataatacagGTAATGCTGCTGCTAATATTAACATATACATATCCTGCATGATGGATACAGGTGGATAAAATCTGAAACCAAAAttaacaattacaaaaaatgtCCTACTTGTTGTATTTTTGATTCTCAGAGACAATGTCAACATGTTGGCGTATTGCATGGTTAGCTTTTAAGTCCGCTGATCCTATTACCACCTGCATGATAAACCAGAGAGACTCAATTAAAAAGATAGTGCAGCAAGCAACCATAACTAAGCCAGAGTCTGAAAAAAAAAGGTGAAGAAAATTGACAATATTTCTCAAGTTCAAACGAGATCAGATAGCTTCAAAGCAATTGCTGAACAAGACTGGGAAACCTCAAACTCAAAAGTccagaaaaaatataaaatagtataAAGCATCAGGCAGTCGGATGAgccaaaaacaaaaatcaaaaagaagTATAGGGGACGAAAAGTTCATAAATGTTATCTTACTTTGTATGGGTTGTAAAGAAATTTAGTGGCCAGTTGCTCAACCTCTTTAGGCCAAGTTGCACTCCAGTACAAAGTTTGACGATCAGGACGAATCTGTATCGAGTGAAAGATTAAACAACAGTCAAAGAGAATGCAACTTGTGGAGACAATATCAATGTTACTGTAACACACTTCTAAATAGGTGATTTTGGCAGGCTTagttttgtaataaaatttgcAAGCCAGAAATTATAGCAATATACGAGCAACTTGGACAAATGACAAATTTTGTGTCATAAAGCAAATCCTAAAAAGAATCAAATAGAACTTTCAGAAAATTCACAGCTACTTATATCACATTTCACATCATTAGAAAACACATCAAGAAAATAGAGAATTTCAACTTCCACAAAATTCAGAAACATAGTCGCACTCTGTCAAGGTATCAGCTAATGGCTAATGCTAAAAATAGTTCCATTTCTCCTCGCTTACTCATGATgaacataaatataaaagaaaaatgaatcaGAAAAACATATATGTTTTGCCACCCATCTACATGTGCAGCTGTGGCCATTGAATTTTAAGGAACTGTAAATAAAAGGTACCAGCCAGGACTCCAAGAAATCTAATAGATAATAAACAAAGCAGAAGTAGCAATTCCAGAAACTGAATTAGTAATGGTTAGATCTACACTATTTAGTGTTGCCATAGCAACATACTTCATTTATACCATGTCAGTTTTCCAGCATGTTTGCACTTTTGAAAGCTTAAGGGGATTGGCATATCTAAACAGACCACAAAAAAAAGACACGGAAAGAGGGAATTGAAGCGACACTAGTCCATGTAAGACTTACATAACACTGACATGTCAAAATAACTACATACAGAGCATGTATGTTATGAAAAAGATGTAAGCTTTCTAGTCAGTAGACTTTGCAAGTTAGGGGGGAAACCTGAGAAACAATTTTTCGTATTTGAGGGTCAAACCCCATATCTAGCATCCGATCTGCCTCATCCAAAACCAGGTAAGTAACCCTCCGCAAATTCGTATGATGTGATTCCATCATATCAATCAACCTTCCAGGTGTAGCAATAACAATTTCAACACCTAAAGAGACAAAAAAAATGGAGATAATAATTGAATTTGACATTCATGAAGAATAAATAACAGATCAGCTGCAGATTTTAGAAAATAACAAAGTTATCTCAAACTCAATTACCATGTAAGGATAGCCAGTTCATGAAAGTCAGAATACAGTATAGAAGCAATGTCGTCTCAAACCTTGCCGCCACCTACCTTTCTGAAGATCGCGCACCTGAGGTCCCTTAGGAACCCCACCATATATGCACGTATTTTTTATTCTTGATGATGCGCCAAATTTAGCAGCTTCTTGTTGTATCTGAACAGCAAGTTCACGTGTTGGAGCTAAAACTAACACAATTGGACCATCCCCAGGAGCtgtttaaaagtataaaaagcTCAACTTTTATTCTGCAAACATATACAATTCATAAATTTAAGAGCTGTCAAATTGCGCTTTTACCTAAAATCGGTTGAGCATTAACATGGACAATTGCAGGCAATAGGTAGGCTAGTGTCTTCCCTGATCCTGTTTCAGCTATACCAATGAGGTCACGCCCCTTCAAGGCCATTGGCCATCCTTGAGCTTGTATGGGTGTAGGTTCAACAAAGCCGGCTTTTTTTACTTCCTCTAAAACATATTCTGCAGTAAAGTATATGCATCCCCGTATTTTCATCAAAGGAAATTTCCAATTAACGAAATTTCGCAGATATATGTAAACTAATTCTatcaatatttgaaaaaaataaaaatagacagTCTCtccaaaaaattacaatagGATTACTCCATTATAAATAGCAGCTGGAATGTGATGTACTCTTAACCTGATTTGTTAATTAGATTTTCTAAACAAGCATGACATACAATGTCTACCAGAAAATTTGCGGGTGCTTGAATAAGTATGAACAGCTTAAGCAGAACAACCACAGATTTACTTTCAATGCATAGCTAATCAACAACCTCTCCCAGAGATTGAAATATGAAGGAATATTCAGAAGCATCAATAATAACAGATAATATCACAAAGTAAAGAAGCCTTACGCGAAGTTAAATCTTAGATATAACCTAATAAGCAACTCTGCTCCAGGTAGCAGTTGTTAACATTAAAACCATTTCTTTTCTTCCTATAGAAGATGGAAAGTTTAATCTTAAATCGGGATAGCATGCAAATTTCAGCCAAAAATTCAGCCAGCCATCTCAAAGAAAAT
This window of the Mercurialis annua linkage group LG5, ddMerAnnu1.2, whole genome shotgun sequence genome carries:
- the LOC126681167 gene encoding DEAD-box ATP-dependent RNA helicase 20; its protein translation is MSRYDSRSGDPTSYRDRKSDSGFGGASTYGGSGRSSSERREQDRAASPRKSDLDGLTPFEKNFYVESPSVAAMSEREVEEYRQRREITVEGRDVPKPVKTFRDVGFPEYVLEEVKKAGFVEPTPIQAQGWPMALKGRDLIGIAETGSGKTLAYLLPAIVHVNAQPILAPGDGPIVLVLAPTRELAVQIQQEAAKFGASSRIKNTCIYGGVPKGPQVRDLQKGVEIVIATPGRLIDMMESHHTNLRRVTYLVLDEADRMLDMGFDPQIRKIVSQIRPDRQTLYWSATWPKEVEQLATKFLYNPYKVVIGSADLKANHAIRQHVDIVSENQKYNKLVKLLEDIMDGSRILIFMDTKKGCDQITRQLRMDGWPALSIHGDKSQAERDWVLSEFKAGKSPIMTATDVAARGLDVKDVKYVINYDFPGSLEDYVHRIGRTGRAGAKGTAYTFFTASNARFAKDLISILEEAGQKVSPELATMGRGAPPPPSGLGGFRDRGRGYGGGGRSWN